The Armatimonadota bacterium nucleotide sequence CCACTCGACACGGTTGTAGGTATAGCCGCCTTGATTGAGGTTATTCAGGAACGCCGTGACCGTGTTATTGTAGTAGCGGTGCGTGCCAAACGCCTCATTGGCGTTGGCGTTGCTCCACTGAACGCCCACCTGAACGTTGTTCTGGTTCAACTGGTGGCCGCCGCGGCCATAGCCGTAACCCGTGAACGAGTAGTTGGCGATCGGCGCAGCGATCAAGCCCAGAGCCTGGACGCCCGCCAGATAGGCCTCTTGTGCCGCCGTGAGGGCGTTGGCGCCCCCGCCGCCCACACGGGCGCGAATCGCCATGAACGCATAGTCCTGAAGACCGGTGCGGCCCCCGTGGAAGATCACGCCGTTGTTGGCGCCGGTCGGATCGACGCTGAACCTGCCGCCGGTTGCCCCGTTGCCTTCAAAGCCGATGGTGATGCCCGCGTTGCCGGTCACCACGTGGTCCGCGGTCACAAGACAAAGGTAGCGATAGTCGCCAATGCGCTCGTTGTGAAAGATTGGCCCGGAACCAGACCCTTGGGTACCCAGTACGCGGATCACCTGATCCTGTGTGCCGGCGGCCACGGTCTGAGCCATGGCGTTGTTGCCCGAAACGAATGATCCCCAAGCCCCAGATGCCAAGATCGCGGCAGCGCCCATCCCGAACGCCGACCTGAAGCTGAGGTGCAAACGAACACCCTTCATGATTCCTCCTCAAATCCAAAACCACCGGCAAACGCGCCGGACAGAACATCCCAAGTGTAAAGGAATCCTGACCAAGATGCAAAGTATGTGGCCCCAAGACCCGCATAAATGCCAGGGGATCGGCGGGCGGTCCGAATACGATCGGGGGTCTGTATACTGCGCTCATGGTCGCCCCTCCCGACGAACCTAATGCCGGACAGCCGATTCCGACGGCAAGAAGCCCTTGGTCGTTCGTGCCTGTTCTTTACTACCTTCAAGGGTTGCCGGTGATGATCGTCCAAGGCCTGGCGGGAACGATGTACACCAAGATGGGGATAGAGGCGGGTCCCCTTGGGCTCTGGACCAGCCTCCTGAAGCTCCCCTGGATGCTCAAACCGCTTTGGGGGCCGCTCGTTGAGCTCAACTCAACCAAGCGGCGTTGGATCATCGCCATGCAGGCGCTGGTTCTGGTTAGCCTCGCGGCTGCCGCGATGGCGGTCCAGCAGCCGGCCTTCTTTGTTCTGACCCTATGCGCCTTTCTCGCGACGGCGTTCTTCAGCGCGACCCATGACATTGCCGCTGACGGCTTCTACCTTTTGGCGCTCGACCCCCAGCGCCAAGCGTTTTTCGTCGGCATTCGGTCGGCGTGCTTTCGGCTGGCCACTCTGACGGCCACCTTCTTTCTGGTCTACATCGCGGGCGACATGGAAGAACGGACGGGCAACATCCCCAAGAGCTGGACGACGGCACTCCTCATCGGCTGCGCGATCTACGGCGTTTTGGCTCTGGTCAACGCATTGGCCCTGCCCAGGCCGGCCGCCGACTCGCAAGGCCCGCTCAATGCCTCGTCGGAGGCCATGGCGCCGCCGTTCTTCATGGCGTTTGCAGCGTTCTTCAAGCAGGACCGGATTCTCTGGGTTCTCGCATTCATCCTGTTCTTCCGGTTTGGCGAATCCATGATCTCAACCATGTCGCCACAGTTCCTGCTAAGGCCCGAGGCCGATGGCGGCCTAGGCGTCTCCACCAAGGCATCCGGCGCCTATGGGGGAGCCGTCGGGGTTCTCGCGCTGACCTTCGGAGGCATCCTCGGAGGCTGGCTAATCTCGAAAAAGGGCATCCGGAGGACCATTTGGCCGATGGTGCTCGCGCTAAACCTGCCCAACCTCTTTTACATTTGGCTGGCCTCGTCCCATCCCGTCAACCGAATGGACCCCCTGCTCAGGAGCGCGCCGGAAAACCTGCCCGTTCTCTCTTTGGACTATTTGAACTACGCCGGGCAGGTGCTCTCCACGGCCGTCACCGACCCGGTTGGCATCGCGATCGCCGTGGACCAGTTCGGCTACGGGTTCGGGTTCTCCGCGTACCTGGTCTATTTGATGTACGTGTCCCAGTCGAGCCCTTACAAGACGTCCAGCTATGCGATCGCAACCGGGCTGATGGCCCTTGGGGCGCTCCTGGCGGGCTCAATCTCAGGGTTCATCGTCGACGCGATGTCCCACCAGCACCCCGGCCAGGGATTCCTGTGGTTCTTCTGGGTGGTCATGGGGTGTACGGTGCCCGGAATGGTGACGCTGTTCTTCATCCCGATGCACTACGAGGACCTGCACGCCAAAGCGGACCTGGACGGATAAGGGTGCTTGGGGCGATATCACCTCCCCCTCGAAGGGGGAGGTCGGAGAGCAATCGCGAACCGGGAGAGGGGGCCGGGCCTTACGAGAACTTGATCTTGAACGGGCGCTTCTGAAGCTCCTCGACGAAGCGAGTGCCGGTCATCGCCGTCTCATAGCGCAAGGCGCCTGCTTCCATCTCACCCGCGCCGATCGCATGGGCATAGATGGCGGCTGAGAATCCCGTCAAGCGCTCCATCGCCGTAAAGCCGGTGATGTCGTCTTCCTTATCGAATATGTCGATCTGGAGGCGCTTGGATTCACCGTTCTTGGTTCCAACGCCCACCATGCGGACCGCGCACAAGTCCTTGTCCTCGATCGCCGCCAGGCGGTCGCCGAAGACCTTGTAGAAAAGGTCGGCCGGGCGCACCTTACACCCGTGAATGTCCACCTGATCCAGGCTCCAAAAACCCCAATCCTTGAAGATACGCATCAGTTGACAGTGGCCGGGGTACCGGATGGTCTTGTATTCGTAATTGTCGACCCGGCCCTGAAAGGTGTAGGGCGCCGTGCTTGTGCCGCCTGAGGTCGTGAACGCCTCCATGTCGCCAAGCTCGTCTATGTGGAGGTCTTCAAGTTCGTCGAGCGTGTCGACAAGCACGATTTCGCCACTCCGCAGGACCACGGCCTTGTGGTCGTATTCGGCTACCAAACCCTCGACGTTGAAGGTCAGCTTGTAGTTGAACGGCGGGATCGGGTTCTGGGGGAGAACGCCGCAGTACATCTTAACGTGCTGCGCATGGTCCAGGTTCTCGATGGCGTAGCAGCCCAGGTTGTTCACCAGGCCCGGCGCAAGGCCGCAATCGGGCACCAGAGTGACGCCGGCTTCGCGTGCCTCCTCGTCCATCGCCAGCGTCTGCATGCTGATCTCGGTGTTCCCGCCAAGGTCGACCATGTTCGTCTTGCTCTCGATCGCCACCTTGGCGATCTTGGGGTGCATCCAATAGGGCACACAGCTCGCCAGCACATCCACGCCTTCCAGGAACTTGTGAAGGTTGGTGGGGTCGAGCGCGTTCACCTGGGCGGGCTCGCAGACCGCCGAGCCAACAAGGTCGTTGACTCTCCATGCGGCCTTCTTGGCCTGCTCGATGCACATGTCGCCCA carries:
- a CDS encoding PEP-CTERM sorting domain-containing protein; this translates as MKGVRLHLSFRSAFGMGAAAILASGAWGSFVSGNNAMAQTVAAGTQDQVIRVLGTQGSGSGPIFHNERIGDYRYLCLVTADHVVTGNAGITIGFEGNGATGGRFSVDPTGANNGVIFHGGRTGLQDYAFMAIRARVGGGGANALTAAQEAYLAGVQALGLIAAPIANYSFTGYGYGRGGHQLNQNNVQVGVQWSNANANEAFGTHRYYNNTVTAFLNNLNQGGYTYNRVEWVWDINSQAGEGQGNRGDSGGPLLVNGAPGMIGNNPVNTDGITGVLTQVYGDGGYNLYQGGGQENFYYGSIGRGVRFIQDDVDWLEQRCAAFVPEPSGLAVVGIGLLALSRKRRRA
- a CDS encoding MFS transporter, producing the protein MVAPPDEPNAGQPIPTARSPWSFVPVLYYLQGLPVMIVQGLAGTMYTKMGIEAGPLGLWTSLLKLPWMLKPLWGPLVELNSTKRRWIIAMQALVLVSLAAAAMAVQQPAFFVLTLCAFLATAFFSATHDIAADGFYLLALDPQRQAFFVGIRSACFRLATLTATFFLVYIAGDMEERTGNIPKSWTTALLIGCAIYGVLALVNALALPRPAADSQGPLNASSEAMAPPFFMAFAAFFKQDRILWVLAFILFFRFGESMISTMSPQFLLRPEADGGLGVSTKASGAYGGAVGVLALTFGGILGGWLISKKGIRRTIWPMVLALNLPNLFYIWLASSHPVNRMDPLLRSAPENLPVLSLDYLNYAGQVLSTAVTDPVGIAIAVDQFGYGFGFSAYLVYLMYVSQSSPYKTSSYAIATGLMALGALLAGSISGFIVDAMSHQHPGQGFLWFFWVVMGCTVPGMVTLFFIPMHYEDLHAKADLDG
- a CDS encoding saccharopine dehydrogenase NADP-binding domain-containing protein, producing MMSKQYAILGSGMQGTALAYDLAKHASPAKIHMGDMCIEQAKKAAWRVNDLVGSAVCEPAQVNALDPTNLHKFLEGVDVLASCVPYWMHPKIAKVAIESKTNMVDLGGNTEISMQTLAMDEEAREAGVTLVPDCGLAPGLVNNLGCYAIENLDHAQHVKMYCGVLPQNPIPPFNYKLTFNVEGLVAEYDHKAVVLRSGEIVLVDTLDELEDLHIDELGDMEAFTTSGGTSTAPYTFQGRVDNYEYKTIRYPGHCQLMRIFKDWGFWSLDQVDIHGCKVRPADLFYKVFGDRLAAIEDKDLCAVRMVGVGTKNGESKRLQIDIFDKEDDITGFTAMERLTGFSAAIYAHAIGAGEMEAGALRYETAMTGTRFVEELQKRPFKIKFS